In Streptomyces sp. ALI-76-A, the genomic window GCTGCTCGCCGATCCGGAGATACGGGAAATGATCATGCCCCCGCTCCGCAGCGACTACCGGGCCGTCATGGCCCACCGCTTCACCCCCGGCCGGAGGCCGGACTGCCCGGTGACGGTGCTCACCGGGGACAGCGACCCCCGGGTCACGGTCGACGAGGCGGCGGCCTGGGAAGAGCACACCACCGGCCCGACGGAGCTCCAGGTGTTCCCGGGAGGCCACTTCTTCCTCGCCGAGCAGAGCACGCGCGTCGCCGAACTCATCGCCGACCGGCTGGCCGGCCGGTACGTCGCCACCCGTCACGAGGCGTGGACCTGAGATGACCGAACTCGCTGCCGCTCCGGTACCGACCATCCCCCACCACTCGCTGCTGGTGTTCCTCCTCCAGCTGTCGGTCCTGCTGTTTCTGGCCCTCGCCCTGGGGCGGTTGGCCGCGCGGTTCAAGATGCCCGCCATCGTCGGCGAGTTGCTCGCCGGTGTGATCGTCGGCCCCTCGCTCCTCAGTCACGTATGGCCCGACCTCGCCGACTGGCTGCTGCCGAAGGATCCCGGCCAGCAGCATCTGCTCGACGCGGTGGGTCAGGTGGGCGTCATCCTGCTCGTCGGCATCACCGGCATGGAGCTGAAGTTCGACCTCGTCCGACGGCGCCGGCACACGGCGCTCCGGGTGAGCCTCGCCGGTCTGCTGGTGCCCTTGGGGCTCGGTGTCGGCGTCGGCTTCCTGCTGCCCGCATCGCTCATGGCGGGCGACACGAGCCCGACGGTCTTCGCGCTGTTCCTCGGCGTGGCCCTGTGCGTCAGCGCGATCCCGGTGATCGCCAAGACCTTCATGGACATGAACCTCCTGCACCGCGACGTCGGGCAGCTGACCCTTGCCGCCGGCGTCATCGACGACATCGTCGGCTGGTTCCTGCTCTCCATCGTGTCGGCGATGGCGACGGCCGGACTGAGCACCGGGACGATCGCCGCCTCCCTGCTCCACCCCGTGGCCGTCGTGGTGGCCGCCTGGCTCGTGGGACGCCCCCTGGTGAAGTGGGCGTTGCGCGCGGCGGGCCGCTCCTCGTCGTCGACGCCCACCGTCGCGGTGACGACGCTGATCGTCCTGCTCGGCGCGGCGGCGACGCAGGCGCTGCGGCTGGAGGCGGTCTTCGGCGCCTTCGTGTGCGGCGTCCTGATCGCCACGAGCGGCGAACTGGACCGGGAGAAGCTGGCCCCGCTGCGCACCGCGGTCCTCGCCTTCCTCGCACCGGTCTTCTTCGCCACGGCCGGTCTCCGGATGGACCTGACCGCGCTGGCCAGGCCCACCGTCCTGGCCGCGGCGTGCGTGGTACTGGCCGTGGCGATCCTCGGCAAGTTCGTGGGAGCCTACGTCGGCGCGGCGATGAGCGGACTGGGCCGCTGGGAGGCCCTCGCGATCGGCGCCGGCATGAACGCCCGCGGGGTGATCGAGGTCGTCGTGGCGATGGTGGGCCTGCAACTCGGGATCCTCGGGGCCGAGACGTACACCATCATCATCCTCGTCGCGATCGTGACCTCGCTGATGGCGCCGCCCATACTCCGGGTCGCCATGGCCCGGGTCGACGATAACGCCGAGTCGGACATGGGCATGACCGGCACGAAGACACGCGACCTGGCGTCCCCGTCGCCCGCGTCGCCCGCC contains:
- a CDS encoding cation:proton antiporter, producing the protein MTELAAAPVPTIPHHSLLVFLLQLSVLLFLALALGRLAARFKMPAIVGELLAGVIVGPSLLSHVWPDLADWLLPKDPGQQHLLDAVGQVGVILLVGITGMELKFDLVRRRRHTALRVSLAGLLVPLGLGVGVGFLLPASLMAGDTSPTVFALFLGVALCVSAIPVIAKTFMDMNLLHRDVGQLTLAAGVIDDIVGWFLLSIVSAMATAGLSTGTIAASLLHPVAVVVAAWLVGRPLVKWALRAAGRSSSSTPTVAVTTLIVLLGAAATQALRLEAVFGAFVCGVLIATSGELDREKLAPLRTAVLAFLAPVFFATAGLRMDLTALARPTVLAAACVVLAVAILGKFVGAYVGAAMSGLGRWEALAIGAGMNARGVIEVVVAMVGLQLGILGAETYTIIILVAIVTSLMAPPILRVAMARVDDNAESDMGMTGTKTRDLASPSPASPASV